In Myxococcus xanthus, the genomic window TCGCCCACTTCATCCGAGGAGACCCACTGTGGCGGCGTGGCTCGGCCTTCCACCAGGGCCTCCAGGGACGCACCCACCGCGCGAGCCCCCCGGGCCAGCCGGCGGGCAGCCCAGGCCGCGGTGAGGATGGAGCCCAGCGCCGCATACCCGCCGAGCACCACCACCGGTTGCACCAGCTCCGCCTCCAGCGGCCGCACCGTGGCCTGGACGCGCTCGGCCGCCGCGGTGTCGCCCTGCGCCGCCAGGTCCGCCGCCAGCGTGCCCATGCCGCGCTCCAGGCGCAGGTGCAGCGTGACGATGCTGGCCAGACAGGTGATGAGCAGCGCGGAGACCACCATCGCGGGCAGCAGCCAGAGCTGGCGCGTGGCGAAGCCCTCACCCGCGGGCTTCGTGCTGGGCGCGCGCTGATAGGCGTCCAGCACCGTGGGCATCATCACCCGTTCGAACAGCATGTACGCCAGCGGGCTGCTGAAGAGGCCCGCGCTCACCGCCACCGCCACGCCCACCATCACCACCGACGCGGGCCGGTCCAGGAGCAGCACCGCGCCGCCGTTGAAGAGGATGCCGCCCAGCGTCCACGACACCATCATCTCCACGAAGGCGATGCTGGAGGGGATGCGAATGAGCCGCTCCACCCGCGTCGTCCCCTGGGCGCTCAGGGCGCGCTTCATCAGCCACGGCATCACCACCAGCGGCTGCACCACCGCGCACAGGCCGAGCACCACCGGGGTGATGATGCCCAGGAAAATCTTGAACTCTCGCGCACCCGACAGGTCGAGCAACTGCATGTCGACGTAGACCGCGGGCGTGAAGGCCACCGTGGTGACGACAGACCGCAGCAGGTAGAGCCGGCGTAGCAGGGCGCCAGGGGTCGGTAGCGAGGAGGTGGCCATCGGGGAAGCGGTGCTCCTGGGTAGCAGTGACCCCAGCGTGCGGCCCGAAATGCTCGCCGTCAATGTCCAGTCCCGTTCCGCCTCATCCAGCGTGTATGGAAATGCGGTGCTTGTCAGAGAGTGGTTGGCATTTAATTCGTGAATTACCCGTCTCTGCTCTTCACTCCTGGTTGCCATCCAGGCGGGTGGCCCTGGGGCGCCTGCGCGGCTCTTCTGGAGTGCCCACACTCTGTCTCCAACGCGCTGTCTGTTGTGAAAGGAGACCCGTCATGGGCGAGTGGACCGACAAGGCCAAGGGCAAGGTCAAGGAAGTGGCCGGCGTCGCGAGCGGCGACCGTGAGCTGGAGGCCGAGGGCAAGCGTGACTCCGCCAAGGGCGCCATCAAGGGCAAGATTGAGGACGCCAAGCGCGCCATCAAGGACGCGGTCGACTCCGACAAGCCGCGCCGGGGCGAGCCCTAGCCGTCCTGCCCGGCGCCTGCCGGGTACATGCATGTGCATGTGAATGATTCGGGCCGTGAGGATGCCTTCCTCGCGGCCCGTTTTATCGCAGCGTGAGGACCAGGAATCCACGCTCCCTCCGTATCCGTTGCTGGACGGTCTTTGCCCGCTGTCCGGGTCCAGGGCCACCGCTGGCCCTGACGAGGGGGAGTCCTCCATGCATGTGTCGCGAAATTCGTCGTTGAGGGGAGACGTGTGTCCGCCCGGGGCACACGTGTCCGCCAGAAGCCGGCCTGCGCGCTGGCTCCAGGGGATGGTGGCCGCGCTGGCGCTCTGGGGCTGCCCATGCTGCACCGCGAGAGCATCTCCAGCCCGAAGGACTGGATGGCCGGCGCGCAGGCCTCCGCGCAGCTCTTCGAGGAGAAACCAGTGCTCGGTGGGCAGATGGTCTCCTCGCGGCACAACAACCTCATCACCGCGGGCACGCAACTGGACACCGCGCTGCGCAACCTGGGCAAGCCGCTGTTCGCTGGCCTCCACGCGCGCTACCAGGGGGGCTGGGCGTGGATGAAGGTGCTCATCGAGCAGGCGGAGTCCGACTGGCGGCACAGCCCCGCCCGTGGCCTGCACGGCATCGACCTGTGGGGCGGCCCGGACCAGGAGCCGGCGGCGCACTACCTGAAGCTGGGTGAGAAGCCCATCGTCCCCTGCGGCGGCGGCCAGTGGGGCGACTACAACGGCGACGGCGCGCCGGACTACCTGGGCGTCGACCCGGCTCGCTGGAACCACGACGTGCTGCGCCCGCTGCTCATCGCGGACAACATGAACGTGGACCACGCCACCATCGACCTGTGTGGCGAGGGGAGCTGGCAGCTCTACTCAGAGGTCTTCACGGGCCTCGGTGGGCTGTACAATCGCACGTACCATCTGGTGTCCACGGTGTACGTCCGCTACACCTACTGGGACACCGCGACGAATGCATGGAAGTCCGAGCGGGTGTTCACGCACCGCTTCACCGGAGGCGAATCGTTAGGCGTCTTTGTTCGCGAGCAGGATCGCCCCACCTACAACCCGAACAACACGCGGAATCCCCAGGAGTGGATGGCGAAGCGGTGGGGCCACGTCTCGCAGAACATCGCGTCGTTCGACTACGCCGGGGCCAATGACTTCCGCGCCGCCGTCCGCACCCGGATGGTGGATGTGCTGAAGGAACAGCAGCGCCAGTTCTACGGCAGCATCGCCACGCGCATGGGCCAGGCGGGAGACGCGTTGCAGGTCCAGGCGAAGCGGATGACGGGCACGCGGCTGTTGTGGCAGTCCTACGCGGCGCTGGCGTTGCCGCTGTCGCTGGACCACGACGAGCACCTGCGCGGTCTGCTGTACGGCGAGGACGCGGTGCTGTCGGGCCACGACACGCCGCAGGACGTGGAAGTCACCCCGGTGCTGAACGACGTGATGGACATGTACGCGCTGTTCAGCGCCACGGCCTCGCCCCCGGCCCACAACATCCTGGCGGACCTGCACCCGGCGGTGACGTCGCGTGCCGACAGGCTGAAGGCCGCCATCGACGCCTCCCTGGATGCCCAGGCGGAGGCGGGTGGCCCCGAGGCGAGCGCCTGGGTGGAGTCGACGCTGCTGCGGCTGCGGCTCAGCGTCCCGCAGTGACGCTCACGCGGTGACCTAGCGTGAGGTGTCGCGGGCCGCGGGGGACCTTCCTCCGCGGCCCGTGCCGTTGCTACCGCTTCGCCACCGGCGGGCACGCGACCTCGAGGAACGTCGTCGTCTTCCCGCTCAGCATGACCCACAGGCAGCGCAGCACGCAGCCCGTCCCGAACTCCCGGTAGATGAGCCCCAGGTTGGCGACCACCTCTCGTCCGGTGATGATCCCGCGCATTGGCACTTCCCCCTTCTTCAGCGTTCCGCCCGACCCCGCCACCCACCCCGCCTGTCGCTGCCCGCCCGGACCCCTCTGCAAAGCATCGGCCGTGCCTCGCTCGGACCTTCTGCCGGACTTCGGACATGCCAAGCAGGCCAAGCCTCGTGAAGGGCGCCTGCTCTCCTTTCTTCTCGGTGGGTACGGCCGCTGGGTTGCTGGAGATTTTTCAGGGAGCCGCTCCTTGGCACCTCTGCACGCCGCGGAGTGTTCCCTGGGCGGAGGTGGGCTTGTTCCGGAGGCCTGCCCGGTCGCGGACTTTGCGACACGCCGAGCCCGGTGGCGCCTGGCGCGCGACGCCTGAATCTTCGAGGTGTGGATGACGCCAGGCGCCGCGCGGCCGTCCACGGAGCGGCGGAGCGACCGGTTGCCTCCGGGAGGCTGCAAGGTGCCACCTTCACCGCTACACGCATACTCACAAGGTGAGTCGGGTGGAAGGGAAGGAGGGATGGAGATGAGGCCGTCACAACTTTCGAGGACGGCAGTGCCGCTGCTCCCTCCAGGGCTCGCCCGGGGGCAGCGGGGCGTGTCGCGCCTGGTGCTGGGAACGGATTTCTCGCTGCGCTCCGAGTTCGCGCTGGCGCGCGCGCTGCGCCTTCCGCTGGCGCACGGGAGCGTCTTCTGCGTGCTGCACGTGGCCCCCGTCCTGGACGGGCAGGAGGGGCCAGGTGGGACGCTGTCGGGTGCACGCTGCCTGCGCAAGGCGGTGAGCTCCGTGTGCAGGCGGCTGCGCAACCGCGTGGACATCGACGTGCGCGAGGAGCTCGGGCGAGGGGACCCGGTGGAGGTGGCGTCGGCCGTGGCGCGGATGTCGGGCGCGGAGTTGGTGGTGCTGGGGCGTCCCCATGTGACGTACCCGGTGCGCGCGCTGGCCGAGGATTCGACGGTGCGGCGCATGGTGCGCCATCTGGGCGTCTCCGTGCTGGTGGTGGTGCCGCACCCGGTCCGGCCCTACGGCAGGCCCCTGGTGGCGGTGGACTTCTCACGCGAGTCGCGCAGGGCGCTGGAGCTGACCTTGCGCCTGTGCCCGGCGCCCGCGCTGGTGGACGTGCTGCACGTGGTGGACACGGCGGCGCAGGAGGCGGAGCTGCGCCGCGCCCATGCGCCGGCCGAGCGGTGGCTGCTGCTGCGGCAGGAGCGGGAGTATCAGGCGCGGGTGGCGCTTGGTCGCTTCCTCGCGCCCTACCGGGAGGCGGGCCGCGAGTTGGAGGTGAGGGTGCGCTGCGGCGAGCCGGCCGAAGAGGGCATCCTGGCGGAGGCGTTGGAGCGGGGCTCGGATCTGCTGGCGCTGGCCATGTCCGCCGTGGAGGCGCGCACGCCGCTGACAGAGCAGGTGCTGGCGCGCGCGGGCTGCGACGTGTTGGTGTCGCGTCACCTTTCGCCTGCATCCTGAAGCAGGAGGGCGCGCTCCGCGTTATGAACGCGGACCGTGTCTCCTCGTCCTACAACAGCCTCTGTCGCCTCGGTGTCGCTCAAGGTCCGCTTCCAGAACGCGGGCAGTCTCTTCAAGCAGTTGCCGGGGACCTTCCGGCTCTTCTGGCAGGCCAGCCCTCGCGGCGCGGTGGTGCTGGGCGCGCTGACGCTGGTGGCGGCGCTGTTGCCGGCGGCCATCGCCTGGGTGGGCAAGCTCATCGTGGACTCGGTGGTGGCGGCGGCGCAGGGCTCGGTGGAGGCCCGCTCGCGGGTGTACGGGCTGGTGGGGTTGGAGTTCGGGTTGATGCTGGGCTCGGCGGTGGTGGACCGCGGGCTGACGCTGACGCGCGAGCTGCTTCGCGCCAACCTGGGGAACCTGCTCAATGAGCGCATCCTCCAGAAGGCGCTGGCGCTGGAGCTGCGGCACTTCGAGGACTCGGCCACCTACGACAAGATGCAGAACGCGCGGCGCGAGGCGAACAGCCGGCCGCTGTCGCTGGTGACGCAGGCGTTCTCCATCGTCCGCAACACCATCACCCTGGGCACCTTCGCCGCGTTGTTGGTGGCGTTGTCGCCGTGGAGCGTGGTGGTGCTGGTGGCCGCGTCGGTGCCGGCCTTCATCGCCGAGGCGCGGCTGGCCATGGCGGGCTTCCGGCTCTACTCGTGGCGCGCGCCCGAGGGCCGCAAGCTGAACTACCTGGAGTGGATTCTCACGCGGGACAGCCACGTGAAGGAGGTGAAGCTCTTCGGGTTGGGGCCGCTGGTGCTGGGCCGCTACCGCACGCTCTTCCAGAAGTTCTTCGCGGAGGACCGGGCGCTGGCCTTCCGGCGGATGGCCTGGGGCCTGGGGCTGGGCGTCCTCTCATTGGGCGCCTTCTATGGCTGCTACCTGCTGGTGGCGGGCCGCGCGGCGAGCGGGACGATTACCGTGGGCGACATGGTGCTGTACCTGAGCGTGTTCCGTCAGGGGCAGGCGGCGTTCCAGGGCATCCTGACCAGCGTGGGCTCCATGTACGAGGACGCGCTCTTCATGAGCAACCTGTTCGCGTACCTGGACATCCCCACCGGCGGCGAGGCGACGCGGGTGCTGCCGCCGCTCTCTCCGCCGCGTGGGCACGACAGCGCCATCGAGCTGCGTGACGTGTCCTTCCGTTATCCGGGGAAGGATGCGTGGGCGCTGAAGAACGTGTCGCTGTCGCTGAAGCCGGGACAGAAGCTGGCGCTGGTGGGAGAGAACGGGGCGGGGAAGAGCACGTTGGTGAAGCTGCTCCTGCGCCTGTACGAGCCGGTGGACGGCGACATCTTCTACGGCGGCGTCAATCTGAAGGACATGGACGTGGAGGACCTGCGCAGCCGCTTCGGCGCGGTGTTCCAGGACTTCGTGCGCTACCAGTTCAACGTGGCGGAGAACATCGGCCTGGGGCACGTGCCGGCGCTGGAGGACCGCGGCCGCATTGAGAAGGCGGCCGAGGAGGGCGGGGCCAGCGGTGTGATTACGGCGCTGCCACAGCAGTACGACACGATGCTGGGCGGCTGGTTCGAGAAGGGGCAGGAGCTGTCGGCGGGCCAGTGGCAGAAGCTGGCGGTGGCGCGGGCCTTCATGCGCGACGACGCGGAGGTGCTGATTCTGGACGAGCCCACGGCCAGCATCGACGCGGAGGCGGAGCACGCGCTGTTCGAGCGCTTCCAGGCGCTGGCGGCGGACCGGATTGCGATTGTGATTTCGCACCGTTTCTCCACGGTGCGCATGGCGGACCAGATTGCAGTGCTCCACAACGGGCAGGTGGACGAGCTGGGCAGCCACGACGAGCTGATGGCGAAGGACGGCCGCTACGCGCACCTGTTCCGGCTGCAGGCGCGCGGATATCAGGACTGAGCGTCAGGCGCGCTCGCCACGCAGGCGCGCGATTTCCGCCCGAGCCTCGGCGAGCTGGCGCTCGGCGTCCTCGCGCCGCTGGGTTTCCAGTTCCAGGAGTCGGGACTCCTCGGCTCGCAGGCGAGACTCCTCGGCTCGCAGGCGGGACTCCTCCGCGAGTTGCTGTACGAGTTCCGCGCGGCTGGCCTCGACGCGCTCGACCATGTGTTCGAGGCGGGCAATCAGCTCGGGTGCCTCCGGCAGGGCCGCACCTCCCAGGTAGAAGCGCAGACGCTCGTCATCTACCTGGAGGTCCAATCCCAGGACTTCGGATGGATAGAGGCCGTGCTGCGGAAGGATGGGGCGATAGACGCGGCGCCCTTCGTCCAGCCGCCAGCCGCTCAGTCGTAGCCGGCCCCGGTCGAAGACGAAGTACTCGCGGATACCCAGCCGGGCGAAGCGCTCGACGTTGCGCTCCAAGTCCTTGCGCCGCTCACCCGCGACGTGCACTTCCAGCGCGAAGTCCAGGCCCTTGCCCTCGGCACTGACCACCCAGCGCATCCGCGCGTGGGGCTCGACGTCCACCACGGCCATGACGTCTGGGGCGAACATGGATTCGCCTGGGTAGTACACGGGCAGCTCGCTCCCCAGGTACACCTTGCGACCAATGCGGGAGAAGAAGCTGCCGAGCACCTCGCGGGCACGCGTCTTGGCCTCGAAGTGGAAATCGCCCTCCGGCGGGTTTGCCTCCGAAACGGGGAATTCGGATGGAAGGCTGTCGACGATACGTTGACGCTCCTCGGACGAGAGCGCGTCCCACGTCTCCTGGGGCGGCGCGCGCGGGTCGTTCGGATCGATGTCGTAGGGCTCGAAAGGCATGAGGTCGTGCATGAGAGTAGGCCGCGCCGCCACGAGGGCCAAGTGGCAGGCAAGGCAGCGTTGTCCTCGAATCAGGTGGTGACGGTTCGCGTGCTGACGAGGACGGTGAGCAAGCAGCGGTCATGCCACTGCTTGGCGTGTGAGAATTCTCGGATTGAGAGGGTCTTCGCGACCCGCGAGTTTCGCGTGCGCGCATGTCACTGACTCATGGCA contains:
- a CDS encoding methyl-accepting chemotaxis protein, translated to MATSSLPTPGALLRRLYLLRSVVTTVAFTPAVYVDMQLLDLSGAREFKIFLGIITPVVLGLCAVVQPLVVMPWLMKRALSAQGTTRVERLIRIPSSIAFVEMMVSWTLGGILFNGGAVLLLDRPASVVMVGVAVAVSAGLFSSPLAYMLFERVMMPTVLDAYQRAPSTKPAGEGFATRQLWLLPAMVVSALLITCLASIVTLHLRLERGMGTLAADLAAQGDTAAAERVQATVRPLEAELVQPVVVLGGYAALGSILTAAWAARRLARGARAVGASLEALVEGRATPPQWVSSDEVGDLAASTWQLYQRLQEMPRSLRASAGDLADAGQRLSQASSQQNQTLSRQAAALHQARATAQEIQQASHVTHSRATSILQVAERAAAVGKLGEESLAGTEKGLTVIRDIAAGLHEQMLDLEQRAREVGRVSEVVKSLADQSHMLAINAAIEATRAGEHGKGFGVVARQMRDLADQSVRATNQVRGLLESMATATQHATAMSDQGAAGVAEALEPLRHSGERLRELAGLSKESAAAVRQITEAVSQQHAGVDQLFAAVRELDELTTDTLRHLDTTQQAASAVSHATGQVSQLAERYV
- a CDS encoding CsbD family protein, with product MGEWTDKAKGKVKEVAGVASGDRELEAEGKRDSAKGAIKGKIEDAKRAIKDAVDSDKPRRGEP
- a CDS encoding universal stress protein translates to MWMTPGAARPSTERRSDRLPPGGCKVPPSPLHAYSQGESGGREGGMEMRPSQLSRTAVPLLPPGLARGQRGVSRLVLGTDFSLRSEFALARALRLPLAHGSVFCVLHVAPVLDGQEGPGGTLSGARCLRKAVSSVCRRLRNRVDIDVREELGRGDPVEVASAVARMSGAELVVLGRPHVTYPVRALAEDSTVRRMVRHLGVSVLVVVPHPVRPYGRPLVAVDFSRESRRALELTLRLCPAPALVDVLHVVDTAAQEAELRRAHAPAERWLLLRQEREYQARVALGRFLAPYREAGRELEVRVRCGEPAEEGILAEALERGSDLLALAMSAVEARTPLTEQVLARAGCDVLVSRHLSPAS
- a CDS encoding ABC transporter ATP-binding protein, whose protein sequence is MSLKVRFQNAGSLFKQLPGTFRLFWQASPRGAVVLGALTLVAALLPAAIAWVGKLIVDSVVAAAQGSVEARSRVYGLVGLEFGLMLGSAVVDRGLTLTRELLRANLGNLLNERILQKALALELRHFEDSATYDKMQNARREANSRPLSLVTQAFSIVRNTITLGTFAALLVALSPWSVVVLVAASVPAFIAEARLAMAGFRLYSWRAPEGRKLNYLEWILTRDSHVKEVKLFGLGPLVLGRYRTLFQKFFAEDRALAFRRMAWGLGLGVLSLGAFYGCYLLVAGRAASGTITVGDMVLYLSVFRQGQAAFQGILTSVGSMYEDALFMSNLFAYLDIPTGGEATRVLPPLSPPRGHDSAIELRDVSFRYPGKDAWALKNVSLSLKPGQKLALVGENGAGKSTLVKLLLRLYEPVDGDIFYGGVNLKDMDVEDLRSRFGAVFQDFVRYQFNVAENIGLGHVPALEDRGRIEKAAEEGGASGVITALPQQYDTMLGGWFEKGQELSAGQWQKLAVARAFMRDDAEVLILDEPTASIDAEAEHALFERFQALAADRIAIVISHRFSTVRMADQIAVLHNGQVDELGSHDELMAKDGRYAHLFRLQARGYQD
- a CDS encoding Uma2 family endonuclease, which translates into the protein MHDLMPFEPYDIDPNDPRAPPQETWDALSSEERQRIVDSLPSEFPVSEANPPEGDFHFEAKTRAREVLGSFFSRIGRKVYLGSELPVYYPGESMFAPDVMAVVDVEPHARMRWVVSAEGKGLDFALEVHVAGERRKDLERNVERFARLGIREYFVFDRGRLRLSGWRLDEGRRVYRPILPQHGLYPSEVLGLDLQVDDERLRFYLGGAALPEAPELIARLEHMVERVEASRAELVQQLAEESRLRAEESRLRAEESRLLELETQRREDAERQLAEARAEIARLRGERA